The stretch of DNA TCCACCGGCGTAAAGGTGGTTTTGCGCAGTTCCACGTCCAACATCGGGACGGGAGTACGGTGATTGGCGATTTTTTCTGCCGCCGGGATGGTTTGAAAAGGTACCTTGCGCCGCTTTTGAGGGCTCATCACCAGGGCCGGAGTGGTGGCTCCGGTCAGGTAATGGTCGATTTCCGCGGCCGCTTGTTTTGCCGCCGCGATGGCTTCCACCACCGTGGCCGGGCCGGTGACGCCATCGCCCCCAGCGAAAATATCTTTCACGCTGGTTGTGGTGCCGCCGGCTTGGGTAACGATGGTGCACCAGGGGGTGGTTTGCACCGGAGGTTCCGGGAAAGGACAGAAATCCGGCTGCTGCCCGATAGCGGTGATGACCGCCCCGACCTCGATCGTATAGTTGCTCTCCGGAATTGGTAAAGGACGGCGCCGGCCGCTGGCGTCCGGCCGCCCCAATGCCGCCTGCAGGCATTCTACCTGCGTGACCTGGCCATTGTCGCCGCCGATCTTGATGGGCACCGTCAGAAAATGAATCTGCACCCCTTCTTCCAGGGCCTGCTCCACTTCCTCAGGGTGGGCCGGCATCTCGGCCCGGGTACGGCGATAGGAGACATGCACCTCGGAGCAACCCAGGCGCACACAGGTTCGCGCTGCGTCCATGGCAGCGTTGCCGCCGCCGATTATCATGACCTTGTCAGCGGGTTTTTCCTTTTTCCCCAGATAGATCCCTCGGAGAAAGGTGATTACATCATGGACCTGGGGAAAATCGGCTTCACCCTCGATTTTTAACTTGTAGCCTAGGTGAGCGCCGATACCCAGGAAAAAGGCCTCATAGCCCTGAGCCCGCAATTCATCCAAGGTGACATCCCTTCCCACCGTCACCCCGGTTTTGATCTGCACCCCCAGAGACTTGATCAGCCGGACTTCTTTCCGCACCACCTCCCGGGCCAGCCGGTAGTCGGGAATGGCGGCCATTAACAAACCGCCCGGTTCTTTTAACCCTTCAAAAACCGTCACTTCGTAGCCGCGTAAGGCAAGAAAATAGGCGCAAGAAAGCCCGGCAGGCCCGGAGCCGATGATTGCCACTTTGTGCCCGTTGGCCGGGGCCGCTTCGGGCGGGAGAAAATTCCCATGCTTGGAGACCCACTCTGAGGCAAAGGCCTTCAAATAGCGAATGTTAATAGGTTCATCCAGGTTGGCCCGTACACAGGCCCGTTCGCAGGGATGGGGACACACCAGGCCGCACACCCAGGGGAAGGGGTTGTCTTCCCGCATCACCTCCCAGGCTTCCTGAAAGTTGCCCTGGGCAATTAAGCCGATAAAGCTGGGAATATCGATGCCGGTGGGACAGGCCTGGTGACAGGGGGCTAAGAGCAGTTTGGGGCAAGTCCGGGCCGGACAGTGCTTGTTTTCCAGATGCAGGCGGAATTCTTCCGGGAAGTAATGGAGCGCCGCCAACAGGGGGTTCACCGCACTCCGGGATAGTTGGCAGGCTCCCTTCATCTTCAAGGCCTGACCCCGGTTTTCCAATTCTTGCAGGGTTTCCTTGCTCCCTACCCCCTCGGAGATTTGGTCCAAAAGGTCTCTGATCTTTAACAGAGCATCCTGACAGGCAGAACACTGGCCCCCCGGTTGATTGAGGATGAAGTCCACCTGCTCCCGCACCAGGGAGACCAAGCAGTCCCGCTCATCCAGAACCCGGATAGAGGCCACGGCCAGGGTGGCGCCCATTTCTTTGAGGGTCTCGTGGGCCAGGTTCATATTCAGCAAAGACAAGGGGAAAAAACCCCCCAGGGGGCCGCCTACCTGGACGCCCTTAGGGGTATGACCAAAGCGGAATCCCCCGCCTTCATTGTGGATGATGTCATGCAAGGTGGCCGATAAGGGCGCCTCCACAAAACCGGGACGTTCCACCGACCCAAACAAGCGGAAAACCACGGTGCCCGGAGCGCATTCCACCCCCAACTTGCGGAACCAGGCTACCGGCGTTTGGGCGATGAACGGTAGGGAGGCAATGGTCATCAGGCTATGGGTGAGGAACACCCGCTGGGGGTATTGGTCCAGGAAGCTCCGAGGCAAAAGCCCGGTCAGACTGCGAATGAGGAGGTGTTCGTCCTCCATCATATAGCGGCCGTGGCCGGAGACCACCTTGATTTCCACCAAGGGTTCCTTCTTGGGCCAGATGGGGGCGGTAACACAAGCATCCATGGCCTGTTGCAGCCGCTCCCGGGCCAACTCATCCTCCTCGGTCAGATAGACTATGGCGGCTTTAGCCTTCAGGGTTTTGGCCGCCAAAAGAATTCCTTCCAGCACCTGATGGGGCACCCCTTCCAGCAAAAACATTTCACTGCTAGCATCGGGCGTGGGGGGAGCGGCGTTGACCACAATGATGGGCTGCTCTTTCTCCACCCGCAATTCGCACCAACGCCTTCCCAAAGGAGCAGAGGTGAGGCGGGCAAACTCGCAGAAACCCGCAGCCACCACTTTCTGTAGAAAGGGATCAAATCCCTGGCTCAGAAAGGTTTGTAACCCCTTATAACCGTCGTAATCCTGGTACTCCTCCCAAGATACCGGATCGATCTGGCCCACCAGTTCGGAGATATACCGTTTTTGGGGTTCGATAAAGTCACGAAAATCCTTGCCTACCAGCCAGCGCTCCACCGGCCGTTTTTCATCCACGTGGCTCAAAACGATGCGAGCCACCATGTCGGGGGTGATGAGTTCGTAAAGGTGAGCCCCGGCGGAGTCCCGGACCTCCACCACCACATCTCTGCCTTCAATGCCCCGCCACCCTACCAGGTGTACCTCCAGCGGCCCCAAATCGTCCAAAGAACGTTCTTTCATGGCTTCCAGGAAAGCCTCTTGAACGGCCTGCGGCTCCCTTAAACTTTTTCCCGGAAAGGTGCAGATATTCACGTGCAGCAAGGGGTGCCCATTGTTAGGCATAATTCTTTTATCTCCCTGTCTTCTCAATCAAGGGAAAAGCCTCCCGGAGCGGGACTAACACCTCGCATCTTTTATCAACGGGCGCTGACCACAGTTTCAAGCTCAAAGGCCACGGTCTTGGCGAAACGCTCCCGTTTCGTGGTGTCCATATGTTCGACTTGGCCAAAACTCAGGCAATGGGTGACGCATTTGGTCACACAGGCAGGCTGCAGGCCCTGGTCCACCCGGTCCATGCAGTAGTCGCACTTCACCGCTTTCCCCGTCTCAGGATTCCATTGGGGTGCCCCCCAGGGGCAGGCAGTGATGCAGGACTTGCAGCCCACGCAGAGGGCCGGCTCGACATAGACGATGCCGTCCTCCGGGCGCTTGCGCATGGCGTGGGTAGGACACACGGGCACGCACCAGGGGTCTTCGCAGTGGAAGCAGGGCATGAAGACGAAGGCCTGTTGGGGAAGTCCCGCCACCATCTTAGGGCCCACAGGCATAATCTGCCCCAGGCGAGGCCCGAAAGGCAGCCCTTTATAGCTCTTGCAGTGAACTTCGCAGCTCAAACAACCGATACACTTTTTTTGATCTTGCAGAAGAAAGTATTTGCTCATGGAATTCCTCACGAAAGGGGGCGTACCTGCACCAGGGTCTCATCCAAAGCAGGGCTGCCGCCAACCTTGTCGGAAATATTTTTTTGCAGGAGGGCGTCACTGGCGCCCTTCTGATAAGCACGGCTCTGGACCGGCACGGTTTTCCCGAAGCCGTGCAGCATGAACGCGGCCTCAGAATGGATGAGGTCGGTGACCTTGGCTCTGATTTTACCTGTGGTGCCCAAGGGGGATAGCACCTCCACATAGCCTCCGTCTTT from Desulfobaccales bacterium encodes:
- a CDS encoding 4Fe-4S dicluster domain-containing protein, with amino-acid sequence MSKYFLLQDQKKCIGCLSCEVHCKSYKGLPFGPRLGQIMPVGPKMVAGLPQQAFVFMPCFHCEDPWCVPVCPTHAMRKRPEDGIVYVEPALCVGCKSCITACPWGAPQWNPETGKAVKCDYCMDRVDQGLQPACVTKCVTHCLSFGQVEHMDTTKRERFAKTVAFELETVVSAR
- a CDS encoding FAD-dependent oxidoreductase, which encodes MPNNGHPLLHVNICTFPGKSLREPQAVQEAFLEAMKERSLDDLGPLEVHLVGWRGIEGRDVVVEVRDSAGAHLYELITPDMVARIVLSHVDEKRPVERWLVGKDFRDFIEPQKRYISELVGQIDPVSWEEYQDYDGYKGLQTFLSQGFDPFLQKVVAAGFCEFARLTSAPLGRRWCELRVEKEQPIIVVNAAPPTPDASSEMFLLEGVPHQVLEGILLAAKTLKAKAAIVYLTEEDELARERLQQAMDACVTAPIWPKKEPLVEIKVVSGHGRYMMEDEHLLIRSLTGLLPRSFLDQYPQRVFLTHSLMTIASLPFIAQTPVAWFRKLGVECAPGTVVFRLFGSVERPGFVEAPLSATLHDIIHNEGGGFRFGHTPKGVQVGGPLGGFFPLSLLNMNLAHETLKEMGATLAVASIRVLDERDCLVSLVREQVDFILNQPGGQCSACQDALLKIRDLLDQISEGVGSKETLQELENRGQALKMKGACQLSRSAVNPLLAALHYFPEEFRLHLENKHCPARTCPKLLLAPCHQACPTGIDIPSFIGLIAQGNFQEAWEVMREDNPFPWVCGLVCPHPCERACVRANLDEPINIRYLKAFASEWVSKHGNFLPPEAAPANGHKVAIIGSGPAGLSCAYFLALRGYEVTVFEGLKEPGGLLMAAIPDYRLAREVVRKEVRLIKSLGVQIKTGVTVGRDVTLDELRAQGYEAFFLGIGAHLGYKLKIEGEADFPQVHDVITFLRGIYLGKKEKPADKVMIIGGGNAAMDAARTCVRLGCSEVHVSYRRTRAEMPAHPEEVEQALEEGVQIHFLTVPIKIGGDNGQVTQVECLQAALGRPDASGRRRPLPIPESNYTIEVGAVITAIGQQPDFCPFPEPPVQTTPWCTIVTQAGGTTTSVKDIFAGGDGVTGPATVVEAIAAAKQAAAEIDHYLTGATTPALVMSPQKRRKVPFQTIPAAEKIANHRTPVPMLDVELRKTTFTPVEMGYSDTQAQKEASRCLRCDVCIRCGTCEKTCVRMRVRALKFTQITTTERVLTDYPLAANTCIACGACALACPTQAIDYVEGPDYREVRLCGTVLNHMEEAHCIACGAPIPPPRYLEYVTKRSDEAMNKQVLRRLCPSCSRQQRAQKFVKF